One genomic segment of Marinitoga piezophila KA3 includes these proteins:
- a CDS encoding RNA-binding domain-containing protein, with amino-acid sequence MLLDEIKKGENKRLELKEKLPSNEAIAKTVVAFSNTSGGKLIIGVNDNREIVGIEEDKIFEYEEKISSIINDLCYPTILPEIYAQNINGKVVLVIEVFRGSLLPYYLKNKGKLKGTYIRIGSTNRIADENMIAELQRQRLNKSFDEEINFEFEIKDIDLNIIYNEFKKINKKCDYDKLKNLKLIKNINGKDMPTNALLITLGKFDNTMIKCARFKGITKEIFIDKKEFDGNLFYNLENTIKFLQNHLNLNAEVEGLQLKEELEIPLLALREVLINAIIHRDYLRNSDIKVAIYDDIVEIVSPGGFPNGLTLEEVMNGRSEIRNKVLANLFRELNYVETWGSGIGKVKKICEEKNIKFEINETGNFVSIVFYRPKINTVEKPANNQRKTDGKPTENRRKTGGKPTDLTIQEEIIYDFVIKNKKINVKNAENILNIKSTRAKEILKNLTKKGILEKIGKTKGSYYILKNQH; translated from the coding sequence ATGCTTTTAGATGAAATAAAAAAAGGTGAAAATAAGAGACTTGAACTGAAAGAAAAGCTTCCTTCAAACGAAGCTATCGCCAAAACTGTTGTTGCATTTAGCAATACCAGTGGCGGAAAATTAATTATTGGAGTAAATGATAACAGAGAAATAGTAGGGATTGAAGAAGACAAAATTTTTGAATATGAAGAAAAAATTTCATCTATCATTAATGATTTATGCTATCCGACTATTTTACCAGAAATTTACGCTCAAAATATTAATGGCAAAGTAGTTCTGGTTATAGAAGTTTTTCGCGGTTCATTATTGCCATATTATCTTAAAAATAAAGGAAAATTAAAAGGAACATATATAAGAATTGGCTCAACAAACAGAATCGCAGATGAAAATATGATAGCAGAACTCCAAAGACAAAGACTTAATAAAAGTTTTGATGAAGAAATAAATTTTGAATTTGAAATCAAAGATATTGATTTAAATATCATTTATAACGAATTCAAAAAAATAAATAAAAAATGTGATTATGACAAATTAAAAAATTTAAAACTCATAAAAAATATAAACGGTAAAGATATGCCCACAAATGCACTTTTAATAACTCTTGGAAAATTTGATAATACAATGATAAAATGTGCGAGATTTAAAGGGATCACAAAAGAAATATTTATAGATAAAAAAGAATTCGATGGAAATTTATTTTATAATCTGGAAAACACCATTAAATTTTTACAGAACCATCTTAATTTAAATGCAGAAGTTGAAGGATTACAATTAAAGGAAGAGCTTGAAATTCCACTTTTGGCTCTTAGAGAAGTGCTAATAAACGCAATAATTCATAGAGATTATTTAAGAAACAGTGATATTAAAGTAGCTATTTATGATGATATTGTGGAAATTGTTTCACCTGGAGGATTTCCAAATGGATTAACTTTAGAAGAAGTAATGAATGGAAGAAGTGAAATAAGAAATAAAGTTTTGGCTAATCTTTTTAGAGAATTAAATTATGTAGAAACCTGGGGAAGTGGAATTGGAAAGGTTAAAAAAATTTGCGAAGAAAAAAACATCAAATTTGAAATAAATGAAACAGGGAATTTTGTGAGTATTGTTTTTTACAGACCAAAAATAAATACCGTTGAAAAACCAGCGAATAACCAGCGAAAAACCGACGGAAAACCGACAGAAAACCGACGGAAAACCGGCGGAAAACCGACGGATTTAACAATTCAAGAAGAAATAATTTATGATTTTGTAATTAAAAACAAAAAAATTAATGTAAAAAATGCTGAAAATATATTAAATATAAAATCAACAAGAGCAAAGGAAATTCTTAAGAATTTAACTAAAAAAGGTATTTTAGAAAAAATCGGCAAAACAAAAGGTAGTTATTATATCTTAAAAAATCAACATTAA
- a CDS encoding amino acid ABC transporter ATP-binding protein: MIIKIKKLVKSFGDLEVLKGVDLTVLKGEVLVVMGPSGSGKSTLLRCIAGLEPYQDGIITLEEKNILNYDRKKLVQKIGFVFQQHNLFPHLKIIDNISLGLIRTKKMTKKDAYDIALKVLEEVHLKDKAYNFPSQLSGGQQQRAGIARALAMDPEIILFDEPTSALDPSLVYEVKETMVELAKMGKTMIVVTHEVDFAKKAGNRIIFMKDGKILENMDPETFFKTEMKYEIA, translated from the coding sequence ATGATAATAAAAATTAAAAAACTTGTCAAAAGCTTTGGAGATTTAGAAGTATTAAAAGGAGTGGATTTAACGGTATTAAAAGGTGAAGTTCTTGTAGTTATGGGACCTTCTGGCTCTGGAAAATCAACATTATTAAGATGTATTGCCGGTCTTGAACCATATCAAGATGGAATAATAACCCTGGAGGAAAAAAATATATTAAATTACGATAGAAAAAAACTTGTTCAAAAAATAGGTTTTGTATTTCAGCAACACAACCTATTTCCTCATTTAAAAATTATAGACAATATCTCATTGGGATTAATAAGAACAAAAAAAATGACAAAAAAAGACGCTTATGATATAGCTTTGAAAGTGTTGGAAGAAGTTCATTTAAAAGATAAAGCATATAATTTTCCTTCACAATTATCTGGCGGACAACAACAACGTGCAGGAATAGCAAGGGCTTTAGCAATGGATCCGGAAATTATATTATTTGATGAACCCACATCAGCACTTGACCCAAGTCTGGTATATGAAGTAAAAGAAACAATGGTAGAATTGGCAAAAATGGGAAAAACCATGATAGTTGTAACCCACGAAGTAGATTTTGCAAAAAAAGCAGGAAACAGAATTATATTTATGAAAGACGGAAAAATCCTTGAAAATATGGATCCTGAAACTTTTTTTAAAACAGAAATGAAATATGAAATTGCATGA
- a CDS encoding AAA family ATPase: MKKKIPYGEQEFELLIKDNYYYVDRTEYIEKLENLNEKYIVFLRPRKFGKTLFINTLMAYYDVNNKEKFENLFGKLYIGKNLTPLKNNYYILKMNFSGIQTENKDILIKSFKNNVIASLVDFNNRYKLELSIKEEYSEPADIIRAFLTDAKDILNKPIYLLIDEYDHFANELLSFNLDLFRDSITKHGFVRKFYEEIKKGTETIIKRIFMTGVSPIMLDSLTSGFNITMNITIEKDFNRMLGFTKEEVIQLLEYYEIYSDKLLKEMEENYNGYKFNENASKTVYNPDMVFYFIIKYQKEKRPPQKIIDDNILSDYKKVQNLFNLGELLGVTIEKENGKELTKEQREKESSKRTIGNLLNEILLTGRTELTELTTIFNPGKRIDIKDIKSLLFYLGFMTFEMENLRTYLKIPNYSMRKIFSDYFTEYIEEKLTEYIDSEPIEIAVRNILLDGEINTFAKEIENLLSKLDNRIFMGFDEKYIKILMYSYLILTPFAMVKMEYPVEGGYVDIAMFKRYEEVPYEAIIEIKYIKQNEYTESKFKEKIAQAREQIERYKKSYELNSKNERMKKFIIIFVGKEAKFVEEVK; encoded by the coding sequence ATGAAAAAGAAAATACCATATGGAGAACAGGAATTTGAATTATTAATAAAAGATAATTATTATTATGTAGACAGAACAGAATATATAGAAAAATTAGAAAACTTAAATGAAAAATATATAGTTTTTTTAAGACCGAGGAAATTTGGAAAAACCCTTTTTATCAATACACTAATGGCATATTATGATGTAAATAATAAAGAAAAATTTGAAAATTTATTTGGAAAATTATACATAGGAAAAAATCTAACTCCATTGAAAAATAATTATTACATACTAAAAATGAATTTTTCCGGAATTCAAACAGAAAATAAAGACATATTAATAAAGAGCTTTAAAAATAATGTAATAGCCTCACTTGTAGATTTTAATAATAGATATAAATTAGAACTATCAATAAAAGAAGAATATAGCGAACCAGCAGATATAATAAGAGCGTTTTTAACTGATGCAAAAGATATTTTAAACAAACCAATATACCTATTAATAGACGAATACGATCATTTTGCAAATGAGTTATTGAGTTTTAATCTCGATTTATTTAGAGATAGCATAACAAAGCATGGATTTGTAAGAAAATTCTATGAAGAAATCAAAAAAGGAACAGAAACAATAATAAAAAGGATATTCATGACAGGAGTAAGTCCAATAATGCTTGACTCATTAACCAGTGGGTTTAATATAACAATGAATATTACAATAGAAAAAGATTTCAATAGAATGTTGGGATTTACAAAAGAAGAAGTAATTCAATTACTTGAATATTATGAGATATATTCTGATAAATTATTAAAGGAAATGGAAGAAAATTACAATGGATATAAATTCAATGAAAATGCTTCAAAAACAGTATATAATCCCGACATGGTATTTTATTTTATAATAAAATATCAAAAAGAGAAAAGACCTCCACAAAAAATAATAGATGATAACATATTAAGCGATTACAAAAAAGTTCAGAATCTATTTAATTTAGGAGAATTACTCGGAGTAACAATAGAAAAAGAGAATGGAAAGGAATTAACAAAAGAACAAAGAGAAAAAGAAAGCTCAAAAAGAACAATAGGGAATCTATTGAATGAAATACTATTAACAGGAAGAACGGAATTAACAGAATTAACCACCATATTCAATCCTGGAAAAAGGATAGACATAAAAGACATAAAATCATTATTATTCTATCTTGGATTTATGACATTTGAAATGGAAAACTTAAGAACATATTTAAAAATACCAAATTATTCAATGAGAAAGATATTCTCAGATTATTTCACAGAATATATAGAAGAAAAATTAACAGAATATATCGATTCAGAACCAATAGAAATAGCTGTAAGAAATATATTATTGGATGGAGAAATAAATACATTTGCAAAAGAAATAGAAAATCTATTAAGCAAACTGGATAACAGAATATTCATGGGATTTGATGAAAAATATATAAAAATACTGATGTATAGCTACTTAATATTAACACCATTTGCAATGGTAAAGATGGAGTATCCAGTAGAAGGCGGATATGTGGATATAGCAATGTTCAAAAGATATGAAGAAGTGCCATATGAAGCGATAATAGAAATAAAATACATAAAACAGAATGAATATACCGAAAGTAAATTCAAAGAAAAAATCGCTCAGGCAAGAGAACAGATAGAAAGATACAAAAAATCATACGAATTAAATTCAAAAAATGAGAGAATGAAAAAATTCATAATAATCTTTGTTGGGAAAGAAGCTAAGTTTGTTGAAGAAGTGAAATAA
- a CDS encoding beta-propeller domain-containing protein — MKKALKVFLLVVIALAVIVAILPGDDEETTQSSISSTSSSTQEETYDTSNDEQTDLNYEEEETDEETYEEETTENEKIETENLNVKKLNEGKYFFVAKGNYIGAYDISEKYSLKFIQSVKLPISFQPEDIVYDGRYTYTPNLTIIDWNNIEKPEITYKGYNIAGFSKIKIDKNYAYIYHKDKGILIYDISNKNKPEKLGKFNIKGIYNYFIKDRYMYISGKFEIDDKAYLLLIVDIKDKTNPKIIGKYRNKHEEHDYDQVGYNIYIKDNYAIILEPDKIEIVDISSKSNIRSVKNIDVGGYSGSFYDSSLKSGKAFVDEYKNYIVAGDFKYLFFIDLNKKKIIKAFTVYSNRKIIIGDYLYSLYLVDNSGFLKIFNISNINVDKLEYKTFSFEYFNFEIYKNNLYVFYKNDDYSTGTRVDLKNKSLSSIPQILRPTNYAFYKYFVRKNNEIIYVGKDRVVINEMKDENNIKRTVIKFSEIPELKNSGKTNRVLVDRNKDYVYIIFREPVMIKVLDISDKDFPEVVGELKIENEKFYGYDWPMVRDLNVKGGIRDGEWNRCTDGKYLYLSTTDNLYIVELSENPSIVGKINTPGYILGKGGNYLIVQEGKKDSSGRRFSLTDKLVFIDISDKNNPEIANTIELKGDFSNWEISENKMVYFKYNNNRKYFIDFSDINNIKESEFTFTREENLYSSDDNEYFMNDSKFYVLKLMKSINRDYADIFIDIYDISDITQIKKIKEIELAKYIRPFFSIFEKEDSGIYIYLKYSYIIIDFDTDNDKVNRVMPLPISYAVTGR, encoded by the coding sequence ATGAAGAAGGCGCTAAAAGTTTTTTTACTTGTGGTAATTGCACTTGCGGTTATTGTTGCAATTCTTCCGGGCGATGATGAAGAAACAACACAATCTTCAATTAGTTCAACAAGCAGTTCTACACAGGAGGAAACATACGATACTTCAAATGATGAACAAACAGATTTGAATTATGAAGAAGAGGAAACTGATGAAGAAACATATGAAGAAGAGACAACAGAAAATGAAAAAATAGAGACAGAAAATTTAAATGTAAAAAAATTAAATGAAGGTAAATATTTTTTTGTAGCAAAAGGAAATTATATAGGCGCATATGATATATCAGAAAAATATTCTCTTAAATTTATTCAATCTGTAAAATTGCCAATCAGTTTTCAGCCAGAAGATATAGTTTATGATGGAAGATACACATATACACCTAATTTGACAATTATTGACTGGAATAATATCGAAAAACCTGAAATTACATACAAAGGATATAATATTGCAGGATTTTCAAAAATAAAAATCGATAAAAATTATGCGTATATATATCACAAAGATAAAGGCATTTTAATATATGACATAAGCAATAAAAATAAGCCTGAAAAATTGGGAAAATTTAATATAAAAGGTATTTATAACTATTTTATAAAAGATAGATATATGTATATAAGTGGAAAATTTGAAATTGATGATAAGGCATACCTATTATTAATTGTTGACATTAAAGACAAAACAAATCCTAAAATAATTGGGAAATATAGGAATAAGCATGAAGAGCATGATTATGATCAAGTGGGGTATAATATATATATAAAAGATAATTATGCAATAATATTAGAACCAGATAAAATAGAAATTGTTGATATAAGCAGTAAAAGCAATATAAGATCAGTAAAGAATATTGATGTAGGTGGTTATAGTGGATCTTTTTATGATAGCAGTCTAAAAAGTGGAAAAGCATTTGTTGATGAATATAAGAATTATATTGTAGCAGGGGATTTTAAATATCTCTTTTTCATAGATTTAAATAAAAAGAAAATTATTAAAGCATTTACTGTTTATTCTAATAGGAAAATAATTATAGGAGATTATCTATATAGTTTATATTTAGTTGATAATTCTGGTTTCCTGAAGATATTTAATATAAGTAACATAAATGTTGATAAATTGGAATATAAAACCTTTTCTTTTGAATATTTTAATTTTGAAATATATAAAAATAATTTGTATGTTTTTTATAAAAATGATGATTATAGTACAGGTACTCGTGTTGATTTGAAAAATAAAAGTTTATCATCAATACCCCAAATTCTTAGGCCAACTAATTATGCTTTTTATAAATATTTTGTAAGAAAAAATAATGAAATAATATATGTTGGTAAAGATAGAGTTGTTATTAATGAAATGAAAGATGAAAATAATATAAAAAGAACTGTTATTAAATTTTCTGAAATTCCCGAATTAAAAAATTCAGGGAAAACAAATAGAGTTTTGGTGGACAGGAATAAAGATTATGTATATATAATTTTTAGAGAACCTGTTATGATAAAGGTTCTTGATATTAGCGATAAAGATTTTCCAGAAGTAGTAGGTGAATTGAAAATAGAAAATGAAAAATTTTATGGATATGATTGGCCTATGGTTAGAGATTTAAATGTAAAAGGTGGTATAAGAGATGGTGAATGGAATAGGTGCACAGATGGTAAATATTTATATCTTTCAACAACAGATAATTTATATATAGTGGAATTATCAGAAAATCCATCTATTGTAGGAAAAATTAATACACCTGGGTATATTCTTGGAAAAGGCGGAAATTATTTAATAGTTCAGGAAGGAAAAAAGGATTCAAGCGGAAGAAGATTTTCTCTTACAGATAAATTAGTATTTATAGATATATCAGATAAAAATAATCCTGAGATAGCAAACACAATAGAATTAAAAGGAGACTTTTCAAACTGGGAGATAAGTGAAAATAAAATGGTATATTTTAAATATAATAATAATAGAAAATATTTTATTGATTTTAGTGATATAAATAATATAAAAGAATCAGAGTTTACTTTTACAAGAGAAGAAAATTTATACAGTTCTGATGACAATGAATATTTTATGAATGATAGTAAATTTTATGTATTAAAATTAATGAAATCTATTAATAGAGATTATGCTGATATTTTTATAGATATTTATGATATATCAGATATAACTCAAATAAAAAAGATTAAAGAAATAGAATTAGCTAAATATATAAGACCATTTTTCAGTATTTTTGAAAAAGAAGATTCAGGAATATATATTTATTTAAAATATTCATATATAATAATAGATTTTGATACAGATAATGATAAAGTGAATAGAGTTATGCCTCTTCCAATTTCTTATGCGGTAACTGGGAGATGA
- a CDS encoding amino acid ABC transporter permease, which translates to MDRRYMKKIFAYFIIIMIFALFYFQMSKTYPFNWSKVPFKYMNLYLDGFYMTLKISVFSIFFALIIGVVVGIMKTSKFELLEDFANTYTTIFRNIPLLVIILITYYGVGSIIDISAYVGAIVSLALFEGAYISEIIRGGIEAVPKGQIEAAKSIGLNTFFLYIDVLLPQAFRTTLPALTGQFISLVKDSSLASVIALQELTMVGRQIATSSFASFESYITIAAFYFTVTALLQLLGKYFERRFAIP; encoded by the coding sequence TTGGACAGAAGATATATGAAAAAAATATTCGCATATTTTATTATAATAATGATTTTCGCACTTTTCTATTTTCAGATGTCAAAAACCTATCCTTTTAATTGGAGCAAGGTGCCTTTTAAATATATGAATCTTTATTTAGACGGATTCTATATGACTTTAAAAATTTCAGTTTTCTCAATCTTTTTTGCATTGATAATAGGTGTAGTAGTGGGAATAATGAAAACATCAAAATTTGAACTCTTAGAAGATTTTGCGAATACATATACAACCATATTTAGAAATATTCCATTACTTGTAATAATCTTAATAACCTATTATGGCGTTGGTTCAATAATTGATATAAGTGCATACGTTGGAGCAATAGTATCTCTCGCATTATTTGAAGGTGCCTATATTTCCGAAATAATCCGTGGAGGTATAGAAGCCGTTCCAAAAGGACAGATAGAAGCAGCAAAAAGTATAGGACTAAACACATTCTTCTTATACATTGACGTATTATTGCCTCAGGCATTTCGAACAACATTACCTGCATTAACAGGACAATTTATCAGTCTTGTAAAAGACAGTTCTTTAGCATCTGTAATTGCTTTACAGGAATTAACGATGGTTGGTAGGCAAATTGCCACCTCCTCGTTTGCTTCCTTTGAATCATATATCACAATAGCCGCATTTTATTTCACGGTCACAGCCTTATTACAACTACTTGGAAAATATTTTGAAAGGAGGTTCGCAATTCCATGA
- a CDS encoding AAA family ATPase, which translates to MKKKIPYGEQNFERLRKDNYYYIDRTQYIEKLENLDEKYIVFLRPRKFGKTLFLDTLGKYYDINYKNKFEELFGDLYIGKNPTPLKNEYYILKMNFSGVQTENKDILVESFKNKVIRALKNFKNDYNLKIKIEKELTEPADIIGSFLDDVKEEINKPIYLLIDEYDHFANELLSFNLDLFRDSVTKHGFVRKFYEEIKKGTQTIIERIFMTGVSPIMLDSLTSGFNITMNITIEKDFNRMLGFTKEEVIQLLEYYEIYSEKLFKIIKEYYGGYKFSWDATETVYHPNMIFYSIKEYLSKGKIPEKIIDDDTEKYYERIKNLFEFAIYSDDEEEKSNIPLKEYGLRRIIGDKLKEICEKEEIFTNELATKIYSDYMPNAKEIKSLLFYEGFLTLEKEGIKTYLKIPNHSMKNVFLKFSEKYY; encoded by the coding sequence ATGAAGAAGAAAATACCATACGGAGAACAGAATTTTGAAAGATTAAGAAAAGATAATTATTATTATATAGACAGGACACAATATATAGAAAAATTAGAAAACTTAGATGAAAAATATATAGTATTTTTAAGACCAAGAAAGTTTGGAAAAACATTATTTTTAGATACACTTGGAAAATATTATGATATCAATTATAAAAATAAATTTGAAGAATTATTTGGAGATTTATATATTGGCAAAAATCCAACACCATTAAAAAATGAATATTATATTTTAAAAATGAACTTTTCTGGAGTTCAGACAGAAAATAAAGATATATTAGTAGAAAGCTTTAAAAATAAAGTTATAAGAGCGCTTAAAAATTTCAAAAATGATTATAATTTAAAAATAAAAATAGAAAAAGAGTTAACAGAACCGGCAGATATAATAGGTTCATTTTTAGATGATGTAAAGGAAGAAATAAACAAACCAATATACTTATTAATAGATGAATACGACCATTTTGCAAATGAGTTATTGAGTTTTAATCTCGATTTATTCAGAGATAGCGTAACAAAGCATGGATTTGTAAGGAAGTTCTACGAAGAAATAAAAAAAGGAACGCAAACAATAATAGAAAGAATATTTATGACAGGAGTAAGTCCAATAATGCTAGATTCATTAACCAGTGGGTTTAATATAACAATGAATATTACAATAGAAAAAGATTTCAATAGAATGTTGGGATTTACAAAAGAAGAAGTAATTCAATTACTTGAATATTATGAGATATATTCAGAAAAACTTTTTAAAATAATAAAAGAATATTATGGTGGATATAAATTCAGCTGGGATGCAACTGAAACAGTATATCATCCAAACATGATATTTTATTCTATTAAGGAGTATTTATCTAAAGGAAAAATACCAGAAAAAATAATTGATGATGATACAGAAAAATATTATGAAAGAATTAAAAATCTTTTTGAATTTGCAATATATTCAGATGATGAAGAAGAAAAATCTAATATTCCATTAAAAGAATATGGATTGAGAAGAATAATAGGAGATAAGTTAAAGGAAATATGTGAAAAAGAAGAAATTTTTACAAACGAGCTTGCAACAAAAATTTATTCTGATTATATGCCGAATGCAAAAGAAATAAAATCATTGTTGTTTTATGAAGGATTCCTGACTCTTGAAAAAGAGGGAATAAAAACGTATTTAAAAATACCAAATCATTCAATGAAAAATGTATTTTTAAAATTTAGTGAAAAATATTATTGA